The Vicinamibacteria bacterium DNA segment CTCCAAATGGTGGGCGCGAGGTCTTCTGTTCGAGAATTGCAGCTGCCAGCTGGTCTGCCCCGGACACATCCACTTCGATCAGCTCTGTACCCACGAGCGATGCCAGGGTTATTGGGCGTTTCGTTTCGAGCAAGGGGAGATCGACGGATTGTCGCTTGCGGGGCGTCGGGCAATCATCGTTTTCGATAGCCCCCAACGGATGATCGACGGCGGGTGGACGCAAGTGCTCGTCCTCGATTCGGAGACACCCCGAGAGCATCAGGCTGCCCTCGAGTCGCTCTTTAATGGCGAGCGAGGCGGCCCTTGGGAAATCCTCGGTCGTTTCGTCGCGACGAGACTAAAAACGCGTCTACTCCCCATCGACATGGAGGACGAAACGCAACGCAAACGGGTCACGATCCCGGGAATCCTCGAGTCGACGGTGGAAGCCCTCCGCGGACGCAACCGTGACGAGCCGGTGCGCTTCGAGAACATCTTCAATCAGATCCACTCACCCTCACAGGTGATCGCTCGGGGACAAGCCCGCTACGACGACGGGACGATCCGCTTCGACAACGCGCAGACCCACGGACTCTGGTCCGATTTTTCCTGGCGAGTCGACTGACGGCTGGCGCGAGCGCGCGGCTCAGCGGACGAGGATGAATTCCAGGCGATCGCTGTCGTCTTCGGTCGCCTCCACGACGATGCGGACCTCCTCGAGGCCGTAGAGCTTCAACGCCTCGAGCACCGCGTTCGCTCGCCGCTCCGCGATCGTTCCTCCACCCGCGTGAAGCTCGAGGGCGGTGCCAGGCTCGCGGGTCAGTCGCTTTGCGACATCGTCGAGCACGGCCCCGGCGCCCGGGGGCAGCGTAGAGGAGCCAGGAGCGAAGACGATGCTCGCGACTTCCTCGCGAGTCTCCGCAATCGATTCCTGCGGCAACGCGGGGTCGCCCCCGGAATCGATGAGCACTTCCGCCGGCGCCTCGTCGACGATCTCGAGCGTGTAGTTTCCCGCGGTGGCCCAGACCTGGCACCAGGTCTCACCTCCGTCTTCGCGACGAAAGCTGAAGGTGATGCGGTTGCCCGCGGTGCGATGGACGTCCCCACCGTCGAAGGCTTCGGCCTGCGAATTGAAGTGCTCGATGATGTCCTCTGCCGAGATGTCCGACTCGGTCTCGTACTCGAGGCTGTACAGTCGCCCCCGCACCGTCTTCCGAGTCCGGCTCCCCGCTTCTCGATAGATGACGACCATCTCGCCGTCCCGCTCTTCGTCGGCGACGAGCCTCGAGCCCGAAAGAGGACGAATGGCGGGGTGCTCGCCGGCATGGGTGAGCAACATCGTGATGAGCAAGACCACGAAGCCATCTTACTTCACGGCAACGCCGGTATGGTTCCGTCGCTCTTGACATATCGAGGGAAGCTGCCTACAAAAGGTCCCGCTACTCTCGAAATCGACCTCGAGATCCTGGTCAACAGGGAGGTCCGTCATGCACGACGAAAAAGCACTGCCCGGGGGACCTGCCACCGGGCGCTTCGTCGGTCAGTTGTGGCGCTCGGCTTTGGGCGCGCTGTTCGCCCACACCGTTGTCGCCCTCGCGGTCGTGCTGGCTCTCGGCTTGGGCTCGATCCTGTTCTACGTGTCGCGTTTCCAATCCCGGATGATCGAAACGATGGCGCTCGAGAACGCGGCAATCTACACTCAGGCTCTCGCCGAGTTTCGCACGCTCTATACGAGTGAAGTCGTCGAGAGGGTCCGTCCCCTCGGTGTCGCGATCACCCATGACTACGCGACGAAGGAGGGCG contains these protein-coding regions:
- a CDS encoding DUF1326 domain-containing protein, with amino-acid sequence MTSSKWWARGLLFENCSCQLVCPGHIHFDQLCTHERCQGYWAFRFEQGEIDGLSLAGRRAIIVFDSPQRMIDGGWTQVLVLDSETPREHQAALESLFNGERGGPWEILGRFVATRLKTRLLPIDMEDETQRKRVTIPGILESTVEALRGRNRDEPVRFENIFNQIHSPSQVIARGQARYDDGTIRFDNAQTHGLWSDFSWRVD